From a region of the Alosa sapidissima isolate fAloSap1 chromosome 9, fAloSap1.pri, whole genome shotgun sequence genome:
- the LOC121719603 gene encoding uncharacterized protein LOC121719603 isoform X1 gives MKCTKHKFKCGDGQCIPKAWLCDKEPDCDDKSDESLERCAQPPPAYFATTATSRVTAGSETVHQPVSGKPWLLTALSQPPPAYFATTATSRVTAGSETVHQPVSGKPWLLDNSPALVGSVSLAAVVCAVILLFLYKWKQKKNLNASPLKHISQPPTIGVDLNDYVCDSTGYGEQTSSEYETMDPIVNPSDAVYESIQYPIYQQLAVQTDQSIAVYQCIHAHISQSHAASL, from the exons ATGAAGTGCACTAAACACAAGTTCAAGTGTGGTGATGGGCAATGTATCCCCAAGGCATGGCTTTGTGACAAAGAACCTGACTGTGATGACAAAAGCGATGAAAGCTTAGAACGCTGTG CCCAACCACCGCCAGCATATTTTGCAACCACGGCAACAAGCAGAGTGACAGCAGGAAGTGAAACAGTTCATCAACCAGTGTCAGGGAAGCCATGGTTgctaaccgcactat CCCAACCACCGCCAGCATATTTTGCAACCACGGCAACAAGCAGAGTGACAGCAGGAAGTGAAACAGTTCATCAACCAGTGTCAGGGAAGCCATGGTTGCtag ATAACTCCCCTGCCCTGGTCGGCTCAGTGAGTCTGGCTGCCGTGGTGTGTGCTGTGATACTCCTCTTCCTCTACAAATGGAAACAGAAGAAGAACCTTA ATGCCTCACCACTTAAACACATCTCTCAGCCACCTACTATTGGAGTG GACTTAAATGATTATGTATGCGACTCAACTGGATATGGTGAACAGACGTCGTCTGAATATGAAACAATGGACCCAATTGTCAACCCCAGTGATGCAGTTTATGAGAGCATCCAGTATCCCATTTACCAGCAGTTGGCAGTCCAAACGGACCAATCAATTGCAGTCTATCAATGCATTCATGCCCACATTAGCCAATCGCATGCAGCCAGTCTCTAA
- the LOC121719629 gene encoding CMRF35-like molecule 5 isoform X1: MKTSIKITLLSLTVLSCVSCKEITVRGYEDRDAVINCPSQKGYELYPKYLLKGLYKYSVEMIRSDGQAEWTHRGRVSLQDKKDTHIFIVTIHNLTLEDAGTYGCGVDRWGGDFYTTVNLIVETLVHMHTHSAKTHHTGIEPRSATCQPLPVITALSALTRS, translated from the exons atgaaaacctcTATCAAGATCACACTCCTCTCCCTTACTG tgttGAGCTGTGTGAGCTGTAAGGAGATCACAGTGAGAGGATATGAGGACAGAGATGCTGTCATCAACTGTCCATCTCAGAAGGGTTATGAGCTCTACCCAAAGTACCTACTGAAAGGACTGTATAAATACAGTGTTGAAATGATCCGGTCTGATGGCCAGGCAGAATGGACCCACAGAGGGAGAGTATCTCTGCAGGACAAGAaggacacacacatcttcattgTGACCATCCATAACCTGACCCTAGAGGATGCTGGGACATATGGGTGTGGAGTTGACAGATGGGGAGGAGATTTTTACACCACAGTGAACCTCATAGTGG agacgttggtacacatgcacactcactccgccaaaacacatcacacgggaatcgaaccccggtctgcCACGtgccagcccttgcctgtgatCACTGCACTATCTGCTTTGACAAGAAGTTGA
- the LOC121719629 gene encoding CMRF35-like molecule 5 isoform X2 translates to MKTSIKITLLSLTVLSCVSCKEITVRGYEDRDAVINCPSQKGYELYPKYLLKGLYKYSVEMIRSDGQAEWTHRGRVSLQDKKDTHIFIVTIHNLTLEDAGTYGCGVDRWGGDFYTTVNLIVGGKWGSEE, encoded by the exons atgaaaacctcTATCAAGATCACACTCCTCTCCCTTACTG tgttGAGCTGTGTGAGCTGTAAGGAGATCACAGTGAGAGGATATGAGGACAGAGATGCTGTCATCAACTGTCCATCTCAGAAGGGTTATGAGCTCTACCCAAAGTACCTACTGAAAGGACTGTATAAATACAGTGTTGAAATGATCCGGTCTGATGGCCAGGCAGAATGGACCCACAGAGGGAGAGTATCTCTGCAGGACAAGAaggacacacacatcttcattgTGACCATCCATAACCTGACCCTAGAGGATGCTGGGACATATGGGTGTGGAGTTGACAGATGGGGAGGAGATTTTTACACCACAGTGAACCTCATAGTGG GAGGAAAATGGGGGAGTGAGGAGTGA
- the LOC121719603 gene encoding low-density lipoprotein receptor class A domain-containing protein 3-like isoform X2 translates to MKCTKHKFKCGDGQCIPKAWLCDKEPDCDDKSDESLERCGKFASQPPPAYFATTATSRVTAGSETVHQPVSGKPWLLDNSPALVGSVSLAAVVCAVILLFLYKWKQKKNLNASPLKHISQPPTIGVDLNDYVCDSTGYGEQTSSEYETMDPIVNPSDAVYESIQYPIYQQLAVQTDQSIAVYQCIHAHISQSHAASL, encoded by the exons ATGAAGTGCACTAAACACAAGTTCAAGTGTGGTGATGGGCAATGTATCCCCAAGGCATGGCTTTGTGACAAAGAACCTGACTGTGATGACAAAAGCGATGAAAGCTTAGAACGCTGTGGTAAATTTGCCT CCCAACCACCGCCAGCATATTTTGCAACCACGGCAACAAGCAGAGTGACAGCAGGAAGTGAAACAGTTCATCAACCAGTGTCAGGGAAGCCATGGTTgc TAGATAACTCCCCTGCCCTGGTCGGCTCAGTGAGTCTGGCTGCCGTGGTGTGTGCTGTGATACTCCTCTTCCTCTACAAATGGAAACAGAAGAAGAACCTTA ATGCCTCACCACTTAAACACATCTCTCAGCCACCTACTATTGGAGTG GACTTAAATGATTATGTATGCGACTCAACTGGATATGGTGAACAGACGTCGTCTGAATATGAAACAATGGACCCAATTGTCAACCCCAGTGATGCAGTTTATGAGAGCATCCAGTATCCCATTTACCAGCAGTTGGCAGTCCAAACGGACCAATCAATTGCAGTCTATCAATGCATTCATGCCCACATTAGCCAATCGCATGCAGCCAGTCTCTAA